The nucleotide window CATCAACGCCTGATCCACAAGCCACTCGTGATGTTCGCTCGCGCTGCGTTCCCTCTGTGCGAGTGTCTCTTCGTCAAATTCGAAAACGGGTTTGATATGCTGTCTCATGATGCGCTCCTCGAAAGCATGAAAGGGGTGACGTCACGTTCAGTATTGGCGCGCGGCGCGTCGGCCACAATCGTTATGCACCGTTCAACGCTGCCAGACATACGGCGTCCTCTGCCAATGCGCACAGAGGGCGATCATCCGAGGAGAGCAATGCATGCCGAGCGTCGCGATCGCGATTTTTCCGGGCGTACAGGCCCTCGACGTCGCCGGGCCGGTCGACGTCTTTGCGGAAGCGAACAGGTTTATCGACCGTGCAGAACACTACCGCGTGACGCTGGTCGCCGCCGATGTGGGCACGATGCGCGCGTCGAACGGCATGTCGTTGACCGCCGATGCGACCTTCGATGCAGAGCGGCGCAGCTTCGATCTCGCGCTCGTCGCCGGTGGCCCGGCATTGCCCGAGGCCACACCCGACGAACGGCTGCTCGAGTGGTTGCGTTTTGCGTCGGCACACTGCGGCCGTTATGGGTCGATCTGCACCGGCGCATTCGCGCTCGGCCACGCGGGCCTGCTTGACGAACGCAACGTCACGACGCACTGGCAGCACGCGGCGCAACTCGCCGCGCAGTTTCCGCGCGCGAACGTCGATTTCGACCGTATCTATCTGCGCGACGAACGTCTCGTGACATCGGCGGGCGTCACGGCGGGTATCGATCTCTCGCTCGCCCTCGTTGCCGAAGATCACAGTCCGCAAGTCGCGCTTGCGGTCGCGAAACGGCTGGTCGTGTTCTCGCAGCGCCAGGGCGGGCAATCGCAGTTCAGCCCGTATCTGACGGCACCCGCCGACGATGCTTCGCCGGTCGCGAAAGTGCAGGCGCATGTCATGGCGCACATCAGCAAAAGCTTCACGGTGAAGCAACTCGCAGATGTAGCGGGCATGAGCGCCCGTAATTTCGCGCGCGTATTCGTGCAGGAGACTCACGTCACGCCGCATGAATTCATTGAACGCGCGCGCATGGACGCGGCGCGCAAACTGCTCGAAAGCACCGGGCTCGCCCTGAAGACGATCGCCTACGATTGCGGGTTCGGTACCGCGGACCGCATGCGCATCGTGTTTACAAAGCGTATTGGCGCAACACCGATGCAGTATCGCGAACGGTTCAAGAATACGTAGCGCAGCGCGCCATGAGCCTCTCCCTCGGCGCATGGCGCGGCCAAGGGCAAATACTCAATATCCCGTGAGAAAATAGACTGGAACTCATAACTGTCTTTCTCGGGATCGATACCATGTCCGACGCATCCTCTTCTTCGTCTTCCATCTGTGCGGTCGTCACGGGACACACTCGCGGTTTCGGCGCAGCGCTCGCCGAAACCTTGCTCGCACGCGGCATTTCGGTGCTCGGGTTGTCCCGCAACCGGCATGCGACGCTCGCCTCGCGCGGCGACGCCGCATTCGAGCAAGTTGAACTGGATCTGTCGAGCATCGAGGAAATCGCGCAGTGGCTTGGCGGCGGTCAACTGCCACGCTTTATCGGCAATTCAGAACGCGTATTGCTGTTCAATAACGCCGGGACCGTGCAGCCGATCGGTCCGCTCGAGGTGCAGGATCCTTCCGCCGTTGCGCAATCGGTCGTGCTGAACGTCGCTGCGCCGTTGATGCTGTCTGCTGCTCTTGCCGCCGCCAGCACCGGCGCGGCAGACCGGCGCATCGCGCATATCTCGAGCGGAGCGGCACGTAACGCGTACGCGGGCTGGAGCGTGTATTGCGCAACGAAGGCCGCCCTCGATCACCACGCGCGTTCGGTCGCGCTTGATTCGAATCGCGCCTTGCGCATCTGCAGCATCGCGCCGGGCACGCTCGACACAGACATGCAGGCGGAACTTCGCGACTCGACTGACGAGCGCTTCCCGATGCGCGGCCGCTTCGTCGAATACAAGCGCACCGGCAAGCTCGCCACGCCGCACGATGCCGCGGTCAAAATGATCGACTTTGTGTTGAGCGATGCATTCGGCACGACCCCGACCGCCGATCTGCGCGAATTGCCGTAACGCGGCGCCGTATCGGCGTTTCAATCAGCGCATAGGGATCAAATATTTTTAATCGGCTACGCAGTAGCCGATTTTTTTATCGCCAACCCTCTGACATTTTTTTTATCGGCCATCCGTTGTAGCGTGACCAGACAAACTCCTGATTAGACGAGGTTTCTGGCAACTATGTCAGTGCTACTGATTGCACGGTACATAAGTGCACTCGAAGCGGCACGATCTCGGCACAACTGACCGATCTATGGAACAAGTGCGAGAAAAGCGGTATGAAGTACTGGACGGACTGCGAGGGGTCGCTGCGATCAGCGTCATGCTGATGCATTACTCGGAGAACACCGCGCACCCGCTATTCAAGACTGCGGACATCGCGGTCGATCTCTTTTTTATCCTGAGCGGCTTTGTATTGATGCACTCGTACAGGAAAAAACTCCTGTTCGGCCTGAGCGCCCGTGAGTACATCAAAAAGCGCATCATCCGGCTCTATCCGATGTTCGCCATTTCAATGGCGATCGGCATTCCTGCGCTATTGATAGCCGCGGCAGCCGGACTCGCCGATTATCCGATACGCGCGATGATTGTCGCGTCGCTGAACAACTTGCTATTTATGCCCTACCTCGGCGATCACGGAGTCGGAAATTTCGTCGGTGCCACTGCACATTTTCCCGTCGAAAAATTCACCGTCGGAGAAATCTTTCCGGCCAATCCGTCCGCATGGTCGCTGTTCTTCGAAATGGTTGCGAGCGTCGCCCTGCTGGTACTGGTCCGCCTGCAAAAACGCGACCTGATCAGAATCATCGCCGGGAGCGCATTTCTGTTGCTGGCGACCGGCGCGTTGCTAGGCTGGGAGCACAAGGGTGCGGTGCCCATATTCTTCGGCGCAGGCTGGGGAACGCACAACTTTTTCGTCGGCTTCATTCGCGTGGCGTATGGATTCACAATGGGCGTGCTCGTCTACCTGCTGCATGAGAAGCCGTTGCCGCGGCGCTTCGGCGGTGTGCTATCGGGCATCGTTCGGAACGACATCGCGCTTTACGCGCTATTGGCGGTGATCGTTGCCTGTCCGTTCGGCGTCAAGGGCCTCTTCCCGATGGCAGTGATCTTCGCTGTCGCGCCGCTAATGGTCTATCGTGGTGCGAGTATCGCGCCGAGCGGGCGCATCGGTGCGCAGTTTGCACACTTCCTCGGCTGGCTGTCGTATCCAGTCTACTGCCTGCATTTCCCGATCGGCCGGCTCGTCTTTATCTACCTCCCTCAGAGCGAGCAGCATCCGGTCGAGACGATCGCGATATCGGTTGCACTGACCATCGCGGTCTCGGTGGTCGCGACGAAGCTGATCGAAGAGCCCGTGCGCGCGTATTTGACGAAGAAGTTCGCGTCGAGAAAGCGCGAGAGCCTGAAAAAGGCCGGCTCTGTTGTTTGACGACAATGTCCAGCGATCACGGGCAGTGACCCGCAGTGATCCGCAGCGACCACACTGCACTTCCCGAAAACCCTCACCTTTTCAGGCGCTCACGGCCGTCGCTTCACATCGATCGAGAAAAATATCCGTTAAAACGCGACACTTTCTCTACGCCCAAACAAAAAGCGAGCGCCCAAGGCACTCGCTCCCGAAAAACCTCACCTTGATTCGAAGCGCACCCAACATCGGTGCGGCAGCTTCAAGGCCAATGTGCGACGCGGGTCAAACCTTCCGGCGGCTGCGGCGGAACTGGTCGAACAGCACGGCGAGCAGCAGAATGCCGCCGCGAATCAGATACTGATAGAACGTCGGCACGTTCAGGAGACTCATCGCGTCCTGCACCGAGCCCATGATCAGCACGCCGACGAGCACGCCCGAGATCGTCGCGACACCACCCGTCAGCGAAACGCCGCCGAGCACGCACGCCGAAATCACGCCGAGTTCGAGGCCCACCGACGTCTTCGGATCGCCAAGGCTCATCCGCGATGCGAGCATCACGCCGGCAAAACCGGTGACAAGCCCCTGCAGCACGAACACGGTGATCTTGATACGCGTCACCGGCAAACCGGCGAGCAGCGCCGCTTCGCCATTGCCGCCGACCGCGAGCACGTTCTTGCCGAACACGGTCTTGCGCAGCAGGAAGCCGAACAGCACGAAGCCGACGATATTGCTCCAGATCGGATATGAAATGCCAAGGAACGAACCGCCGCCGAGATCGAAGAAGCGCTCTTCGGAGATCATCACCGCATCGCCGTTCGACGTGATGTACGCAAGGCCGCGCACGACTTCCATCATCGCGAGTGTGACGATCAGCGAGTTGATCTTGTAGCGCGCAACCAGCACGCCGTTCACGAGCCCGACCGCGCCGCCCGCGAGCACGCCGCCGGCGACACCGAACAGCACACTATGCGTAGCCGTAATCAACGTCGACGCGACCACACCCGAAAACGCGACGATCGACGCGACAGATAGATCCACCTCGCCGAGCGCGAGCACGAACATCATCGTTACCGAGATCGAGCCGATCAGCGTAACCGACAGCAACAGGCCCTGCATGTTGCGGCTCGTCAGGAAGTCGGGCACGGTCAGCGAGAGCACGGCGAACAGGATGATGAACACCATCACGATGCCGGACTTGTTGATCAGATCCCACATGCGCGCGGCGTGCGACGACGCGCCGGGCTGCGCGGCACGGGTAGCTTGGGTAGTCGGAGTTTGCATGGTCATCTTCATCCAGTGGCGCGCTAGCCCGCACGCCGTTGCTTTCGGCGGCTCAATGCGGCAGAGCCAGTTTGATCAATTGGTCAGGGGTGGCCTGCGCCTTCGGCAGATCGCCGACAACGCGCCCTTCTTTCATTACCAGCACGCGATCGGCAATGCCGATCACCTCGGCGAGATCGCTCGACACGACGACCACCGTGCGTCCCGCTTCGGCGAGCTCGTACAGCAGTTCGTAGATTTCGGAACGCGCGCCGACGTCGATGCCGCGTGTCGGCTCGTCGAGCAGGAAGATGTCGATGCGCTCGGCAAGCCAGCGCGACAGAATCACCTTCTGCTGATTGCCGCCCGACAACGTGCCGATCGCCGTCTCGGTGTTGCGTGTCTTGATCGACAGCTTGTCGATATATTCGCGCGCGAGGTCGCGTTCGCGCTTGCCGTTCAGCAGAAAGCGCGCCGCGCTGAAGTGACGCCGCGCGCTGATGTTCAGATTGTCGGCCACCGACGCGATCGCGACGATGCCTTCCTGCTTGCGGTCTTCGGGGCACAGCGCAATACCGGCGCGCACCGCGTCGCGCGGCGTCGCGAACGCCATGCGCTGGCCATTCAGCTCGATATGGCCCGCGGTCGGCGCAACGGCGCCGTAGATCAGCTTCATGAGCTCGGAGCGACCCGCGCCCACGAGCCCGAAGAAGCCGACGATCTCGCCCTTCCTCGCGGCAAACGACACCGGTTCCGACAGCCCCGGCCCAAGCAGCCCCTTCACTTCGAGCTGCACCGCGCCGGTCTCGCGGGCACGGTACCCATAGACGTCCCGAATCGACCGGCCGACCATGCAACTGATCAGCCGGTCGCGGTCGAGGTCTGCAACCGATTCGAACGTTTCGATGCGACGCCCGTCACGGAACACCGTGACGCGGTCGCACAGTTCGTAGACTTCATCCATCCGGTGCGTGACGTAGATCACCGCGCGACCTTGCGCACGCAACGCGTTGATGATCCGAAAAAGATTCTCCGTTTCTCTGGCGGACAGCGAACTCGTCGGCTCGTCGAACGCAATGACGCGCGCGTCGCGCATCAGCGCCTTGCCGATCTCGATCATCTGCCGCTGCCCGATCGACAGGCGTTTGACCTGCGTGTTCGGGTCGATCGATTCGCCGAGACGCTCGAGCTCGTCGACGGCGCGCTTGACCAGTGCCCTTTCGTCGAGCACGCCGAAGCGGTTCGGCAATTGCCCGAGCATCAGGTTTTCCGCAACCGTCAGCTCAGGAACGAGATGCAACTCCTGGTAGATGATCGCGATGCCGGCCTCGATCGCCGCTTTCGTCGTCGTGAACTTGTGCTCGACGCCCGCGAGGCGCAGCGCGCCCGACGCGGGTTGATTCACGCCCGACAGCACTTTCAGCAGCGTCGATTTGCCCGCGCCGTTCTCGCCCATCAGGCCGTGCACCTCGCCGCTGCGCACCTGGAACGACACGTTGTCGAGCGCGAGCACGCCCGGGAAACTCACGGAAATTCCGTCGAGCTCCAGATACGTGCCGCCGTCGGCGCGCGGCCGCCCTTGCTGCGTAGCGGCGCTTGTTTCAGCATTGACCGTCATCGTTGATGTTTCCGTTATTGCATCCCGCAAACCTGCAACTGCGCGTTACACCAGGCCGAGCCGTGCGCAAAGGCCTCCCGGTGGTCCGGGTGGCCCGGCCTCCCGAAACTCGCCCTGCCTTAAATCCCGAGTTCCGTGCGCACGTCCTTCCAGTTATCGCGCGTCATCAGCTTGCCGGTGGTCTGCGTGTCAGCCGGCGGTTGCTTGCCCGTCTTGATCCAGTCGACGAGGTTCTGCGCGCTTTGCTTGCCGTGATTCGTCGAGCTCACTGCGATCGTGCCGTAGAAGCCCGTCGGTTCCTTCTTCTGGAACTCGGCGAACGCCTCGCCCGCACCGTTGATGCCGACGCCGATCACGTCCGAACCCGGGATATGCACCTGCTCGGTCGCGCGCACGCCGCCCAGCACCGTCTCTTCGTTCAGCGCGAAGATCACCCACTTCTTGATGTTCGGGTGCTTCGACAGAACCGGCGATGCCGCGTTGAAGCCGCCTTCGTCGTCGGTCGTCTTCTGCGGCGCGTCGAAGATGTTGTCCTTCTTGAAGCCGTTGGCGAGCAGCGTTTCGGTCGCGCCGTCGGTGCGCAACTTCGCGGTCGGCAGTTCGTAGTCGGTGATGCGGATCGCGCCGACTTCTTCCGGCTTCCAGCCGCGCTTCTTCATTTCGTCGCTGATCGCCTGGCCAACCTGATTGCCGATCTTGAACGCCGACATGCCGAGGTGCGGCACGCCCGCGAGCGGCTTGCCGGACGAATCGACGAGCTGGTCGTCGACGGTCACGAACTTCATGTTGTAGCGCTTTGCGCGCGCCTGAATCGCCGGTCCGAGACGCAC belongs to Paraburkholderia sp. SOS3 and includes:
- a CDS encoding GlxA family transcriptional regulator, which encodes MPSVAIAIFPGVQALDVAGPVDVFAEANRFIDRAEHYRVTLVAADVGTMRASNGMSLTADATFDAERRSFDLALVAGGPALPEATPDERLLEWLRFASAHCGRYGSICTGAFALGHAGLLDERNVTTHWQHAAQLAAQFPRANVDFDRIYLRDERLVTSAGVTAGIDLSLALVAEDHSPQVALAVAKRLVVFSQRQGGQSQFSPYLTAPADDASPVAKVQAHVMAHISKSFTVKQLADVAGMSARNFARVFVQETHVTPHEFIERARMDAARKLLESTGLALKTIAYDCGFGTADRMRIVFTKRIGATPMQYRERFKNT
- a CDS encoding SDR family oxidoreductase — translated: MSDASSSSSSICAVVTGHTRGFGAALAETLLARGISVLGLSRNRHATLASRGDAAFEQVELDLSSIEEIAQWLGGGQLPRFIGNSERVLLFNNAGTVQPIGPLEVQDPSAVAQSVVLNVAAPLMLSAALAAASTGAADRRIAHISSGAARNAYAGWSVYCATKAALDHHARSVALDSNRALRICSIAPGTLDTDMQAELRDSTDERFPMRGRFVEYKRTGKLATPHDAAVKMIDFVLSDAFGTTPTADLRELP
- a CDS encoding acyltransferase family protein; this encodes MEQVREKRYEVLDGLRGVAAISVMLMHYSENTAHPLFKTADIAVDLFFILSGFVLMHSYRKKLLFGLSAREYIKKRIIRLYPMFAISMAIGIPALLIAAAAGLADYPIRAMIVASLNNLLFMPYLGDHGVGNFVGATAHFPVEKFTVGEIFPANPSAWSLFFEMVASVALLVLVRLQKRDLIRIIAGSAFLLLATGALLGWEHKGAVPIFFGAGWGTHNFFVGFIRVAYGFTMGVLVYLLHEKPLPRRFGGVLSGIVRNDIALYALLAVIVACPFGVKGLFPMAVIFAVAPLMVYRGASIAPSGRIGAQFAHFLGWLSYPVYCLHFPIGRLVFIYLPQSEQHPVETIAISVALTIAVSVVATKLIEEPVRAYLTKKFASRKRESLKKAGSVV
- the araH gene encoding L-arabinose ABC transporter permease AraH, with the translated sequence MQTPTTQATRAAQPGASSHAARMWDLINKSGIVMVFIILFAVLSLTVPDFLTSRNMQGLLLSVTLIGSISVTMMFVLALGEVDLSVASIVAFSGVVASTLITATHSVLFGVAGGVLAGGAVGLVNGVLVARYKINSLIVTLAMMEVVRGLAYITSNGDAVMISEERFFDLGGGSFLGISYPIWSNIVGFVLFGFLLRKTVFGKNVLAVGGNGEAALLAGLPVTRIKITVFVLQGLVTGFAGVMLASRMSLGDPKTSVGLELGVISACVLGGVSLTGGVATISGVLVGVLIMGSVQDAMSLLNVPTFYQYLIRGGILLLAVLFDQFRRSRRKV
- the araG gene encoding L-arabinose ABC transporter ATP-binding protein AraG: MTVNAETSAATQQGRPRADGGTYLELDGISVSFPGVLALDNVSFQVRSGEVHGLMGENGAGKSTLLKVLSGVNQPASGALRLAGVEHKFTTTKAAIEAGIAIIYQELHLVPELTVAENLMLGQLPNRFGVLDERALVKRAVDELERLGESIDPNTQVKRLSIGQRQMIEIGKALMRDARVIAFDEPTSSLSARETENLFRIINALRAQGRAVIYVTHRMDEVYELCDRVTVFRDGRRIETFESVADLDRDRLISCMVGRSIRDVYGYRARETGAVQLEVKGLLGPGLSEPVSFAARKGEIVGFFGLVGAGRSELMKLIYGAVAPTAGHIELNGQRMAFATPRDAVRAGIALCPEDRKQEGIVAIASVADNLNISARRHFSAARFLLNGKRERDLAREYIDKLSIKTRNTETAIGTLSGGNQQKVILSRWLAERIDIFLLDEPTRGIDVGARSEIYELLYELAEAGRTVVVVSSDLAEVIGIADRVLVMKEGRVVGDLPKAQATPDQLIKLALPH
- a CDS encoding arabinose ABC transporter substrate-binding protein; translated protein: MTNPIRRLTLSALVAALCAAPFALPLSAHADAPLKIGVLVKMPEQAWFINEEKAATALGQKEGFSVVNIGTPDGEKVLAAIDNLGAQGAQGFVICPPDVRLGPAIQARAKRYNMKFVTVDDQLVDSSGKPLAGVPHLGMSAFKIGNQVGQAISDEMKKRGWKPEEVGAIRITDYELPTAKLRTDGATETLLANGFKKDNIFDAPQKTTDDEGGFNAASPVLSKHPNIKKWVIFALNEETVLGGVRATEQVHIPGSDVIGVGINGAGEAFAEFQKKEPTGFYGTIAVSSTNHGKQSAQNLVDWIKTGKQPPADTQTTGKLMTRDNWKDVRTELGI